Genomic DNA from Candidatus Neomarinimicrobiota bacterium:
ATAATGAGTACTCGGGGAAAGAAGATTATACTAACACCTGTAGAAAATGAAGAGGAATGGTACAATACCAAAGAAATGAAGTCGATCAGACAGCAAGGTAAGAAGGATGTTGAAGACGGTAAAGTCAATAAATTCAAAAATGCACAAGAGGCAGTAGACCACCTATCAACCTTGTAAATGAGGGTCGAAACTACCAAGCGTTTCGAAAAACTTTATTCAAATCTATCCCCACAACTCAAAGTAAAATCACTAAAACAAATTAAGTTGTTAGAAGACGATCCCTCACATCCATCACTTGATTTCAAGAAATTAAAAGGTTCCAAGAACGAATATCAATTTAGAGTGAATTATAAGTTCAGAGCATTGGGAGTTCTCCATAAAGGAACTCTTTCACTTTTTTGGATCGGTCCTCACAAATAATTGATTCATTTTTACGCAAAC
This window encodes:
- a CDS encoding AbrB/MazE/SpoVT family DNA-binding domain-containing protein; the protein is MTENIVAVTSKGSITIPSKIRESQGIEPKSHFIMSTRGKKIILTPVENEEEWYNTKEMKSIRQQGKKDVEDGKVNKFKNAQEAVDHLSTL